A genomic window from Leptolyngbya sp. BL0902 includes:
- a CDS encoding MraY family glycosyltransferase — MPLLLLLTALLSALLVNFIRQRLRAQLLDIPNHRSSHTVPTPRGGGLGFWVAFLLALALLPWLSPGVALSNLMAVVIVLLPLALIGYWDDLHSLSARTRYGVQLMSAGLAVYFFGPFPQPWFEALGPGGIAIAVVLTLIGFTTLVNLTNFMDGLDGLVGGVSLVQFAFLGWYLANPIWGLLAAALLGFLWWNWPPAKIFMGDVGSTTLGGAITLALMMAPSQHWILLALTLPITGDAIYTLFRRLLRRENIFKAHRTHVYQRLPQRGIPPMVVTLIYMGLTGLIVLLITTLGALGAGLSATITLSLIALAEGYLQRP, encoded by the coding sequence ATGCCGCTGCTTCTGCTCCTTACTGCCCTGCTCAGCGCCTTGCTGGTCAATTTCATTCGCCAGCGTCTTCGGGCTCAACTGCTCGATATCCCCAACCACCGCAGCTCCCATACCGTTCCTACGCCCCGTGGGGGAGGGCTAGGGTTTTGGGTGGCGTTCCTGCTGGCCTTGGCATTGTTACCTTGGCTCAGCCCTGGGGTAGCGCTGTCGAACCTGATGGCTGTGGTGATTGTGCTCCTGCCCCTCGCCCTAATCGGCTACTGGGACGACCTCCATTCCCTCTCGGCACGAACACGCTACGGGGTGCAGCTCATGAGCGCGGGTTTGGCGGTATATTTTTTCGGCCCCTTTCCCCAACCTTGGTTTGAAGCCCTCGGCCCTGGGGGCATCGCCATTGCCGTGGTGCTAACCTTGATTGGCTTTACCACGCTGGTGAACCTCACCAACTTCATGGATGGGTTGGACGGCCTGGTGGGGGGCGTTAGTTTGGTGCAGTTTGCCTTTTTGGGCTGGTATTTGGCAAATCCTATTTGGGGTTTGTTGGCGGCGGCGTTGCTGGGATTCCTGTGGTGGAACTGGCCTCCGGCCAAAATTTTTATGGGCGATGTGGGAAGCACCACCCTCGGCGGAGCCATCACCCTAGCCCTGATGATGGCCCCCAGCCAGCACTGGATTCTCCTCGCCCTCACCCTGCCCATTACCGGAGACGCTATCTACACCCTCTTTCGGCGGTTGCTCCGGCGTGAGAATATCTTCAAAGCGCACCGCACCCATGTCTATCAGCGTCTACCGCAGCGAGGCATTCCCCCCATGGTCGTCACCCTGATCTACATGGGGCTGACGGGGCTGATTGTCCTCCTGATCACGACCCTTGGGGCCTTGGGAGCCGGGCTGAGTGCGACCATCACCCTCAGCTTAATTGCCCTGGCAGAAGGGTATCTTCAACGACCCTAG